Within Elizabethkingia sp. JS20170427COW, the genomic segment GGTTGCTGCAAAAGGAATTCCTGATTTTTCTACAAATTCAACAAACTCTTTTTCAGCTCCAGAAATGCTAACCCCTTGTCCTAATAGAATTAAAGGTTTATCTGCTCTATCGATTAGCTCTAATGTTTGTTCTATTTGGTTTTCATCGCATTTAGGGTGAGGATGGTAACTTCTAAGCATTGGTTCAGACTGCGGAATATATTCTGCTAATCCTACTTGAGCATTTTTAGTAATATCCACCAATACAGGACCTGGTCTTCCTGATCTAGCGATGTAAAAAGCTTTAGCTATTGCGGGAGCTATATCTTCTGGGCTTGTTACCTGATAATTCCATTTGGTAACAGGCATCGAAATATCCACTACATCTGTTTCTTGGAAAGCATCGGTCCCCAGCAGATGGGCTGGAACCTGTCCTGTAATGCAGACCAGTGGTGTAGAATCTATCATCGCATCTGCAATACCTGTGATAAGGTTAGTAGCTCCTGGCCCTGAAGTAGCCATACAAACACCTACCTTTCCTGAAGCTCTCGAGTAACCTTGTGCAGCATGTACTGCCCCTTGTTCGTGCCTTACCAGAATATGCTGAAGTTGATCCATGTACTCATAAAGAGCATCATAAACAGGCATAATTGCTCCGCCTGGATATCCAAAAATTGTTTCAGCACCTTCGTGAAGTAGAGATTTTATTACGATCTCAGCCCCTGAAATTTTCATAGTTTTTAAGAATTTATCTGTATATTAATAATCCGTGATACAACCTTTAGAGGCGTCTTCTACTTGTTTTAAATATTTATAAAGAACCCCTCTTTTTACTTTATAGGAAGGTTTTACCCATTTACTTCTTCTTTCTTGAAGAACCTCATCGCTCACATGAAGTTTGATTTGGTTATTGATAGCATCAATACTGATAATATCCCCATCTTCTACCAATGCTATTGTACCACCCTCCATGGCTTCTGGCACTACATGACCAACAACAAAACCATGAGTTCCTCCAGAAAATCTACCATCGGTAATTAAAGCAACGTCCTTTCCTAGACCTTTTCCCATAATTACTGAAGTAGGTTTTAGCATTTCTGGCATCCCTGGTCCTCCTTTAGGCCCGCAGTATCTGATAACTACCACATCTCCTTTTTTCACTTCATCATTTTGGATACCTTTAATCAAAGCATGTTCGTCATCATAACATTTTGCGGAACCTTGGAAGAATTCGCCCTCTTTTCCACTAATTTTTGCTACACATCCACCCTCTGCTAAATTTCCTTTCAAAATTTGGATGTTACCATTATGCTTAATAGGACTTTCCAATGGATGGATAACGTCCTGAGCTGCAAAATCTATTGTCGGAATATCTGCCAAGTTTTCTGCAATTGTTTTTCCTGTTACAGTTAAGCAATCCTCATGTAGGTAGCCTTTTTCTAACAAATACTTCATCACTAATGGAACCCCTCCAATGGCATGCAAGTCCTCCATCATGTATTTCCCACTAGGCTTCATATCTCCTAGAACAGGAGTTCTATCGCTAATTTTTTGGAAATCTTCTAGGGTAATCGTTAGACCTACCGAACTCGCCATAGCGATTAAGTGAAGTACTGAATTGGTAGATCCTCCTAAAGCCATCACCATAGTCATGGCATTTTCGAAGGCTTTGTAAGTCATGATATCAGAAGGCTTTATGTCTTTTTCTAAGAGTACCTTCATTGCTTTTCCTGCAGATAAAAAACATTCTTGGCGTTTTTCTTCACTATCTGCTGGGTAAGAAGAGCTATTTGGTAGGCTCATTCCTAAAGCTTCAATAGCAGAAGCCATTGTATTTGCAGTGTACATTCCTCCGCAAGCTCCTGGTCCTGGGCAAGAATTTTTAATTACTCCTTTATAATCTTCATCAGAAATTTCATGATTAAACCTTTGTCCTAAAGCTTCAAAAGCTGAAACGATGTTTAAAGACTGATCTTTCCATTTCCCTGAATGAATTGTCCCCC encodes:
- the ilvD gene encoding dihydroxy-acid dehydratase produces the protein MDLKKYSRTVTHDETQPATQAMLYGIGLTEDDMNKPFVGIGSTGYEGNTCNMHLNDLAKLVKQGVQNEDMVGLVFHTIGISDGITNGTDGMRYSLVSRDIIADSMESVVAAHYYDGFIAVVGCDKNMPGSIIGMGRLNRPSIMLYGGTIHSGKWKDQSLNIVSAFEALGQRFNHEISDEDYKGVIKNSCPGPGACGGMYTANTMASAIEALGMSLPNSSSYPADSEEKRQECFLSAGKAMKVLLEKDIKPSDIMTYKAFENAMTMVMALGGSTNSVLHLIAMASSVGLTITLEDFQKISDRTPVLGDMKPSGKYMMEDLHAIGGVPLVMKYLLEKGYLHEDCLTVTGKTIAENLADIPTIDFAAQDVIHPLESPIKHNGNIQILKGNLAEGGCVAKISGKEGEFFQGSAKCYDDEHALIKGIQNDEVKKGDVVVIRYCGPKGGPGMPEMLKPTSVIMGKGLGKDVALITDGRFSGGTHGFVVGHVVPEAMEGGTIALVEDGDIISIDAINNQIKLHVSDEVLQERRSKWVKPSYKVKRGVLYKYLKQVEDASKGCITDY